The Blastomonas fulva genome contains a region encoding:
- a CDS encoding helix-turn-helix transcriptional regulator, whose amino-acid sequence MIVISNQFDRLDEYIAEAALGNISWSQSLKSMSEIVGAEAMTMDLILGDGQSITSLGAYGFDQAVVDAYAEHYAQVDPRLEYVQAYGKNGVIFDDEIQQSSLQGHNSEFWSWLETANAPRNAAVLVLPCVDNARIVMAVHRDKSSSSQNGLMGFFTEFYHKFNMVNSMLRMDIRNGGATDRPFTPLRNIDSFQLCVDENLMVVDAGGMTRYLLAMTGLARLGDEGQLGALPADFQAALMNVLHNLPPHDSTPLAHKGDLTDSVVHISAVVGEDSTRLASITVTYVRHPAEPEKVFMGAFGLTRRQAELLKFLRHVYSLDDAANLMSISKNTARVFLAQIFDRTKIRNRIDLLRLADRFS is encoded by the coding sequence ATGATTGTCATTTCCAACCAGTTCGACAGGCTGGACGAATATATTGCCGAAGCGGCCCTGGGGAATATCAGCTGGTCACAGTCGCTCAAGTCGATGAGCGAGATCGTCGGCGCCGAAGCCATGACCATGGATCTGATCCTGGGGGACGGCCAGTCGATCACATCTCTTGGAGCCTATGGCTTCGACCAGGCGGTCGTGGATGCCTATGCCGAGCACTATGCCCAGGTCGATCCACGACTGGAATATGTCCAGGCCTATGGCAAGAACGGCGTCATCTTCGACGACGAAATCCAGCAATCGAGCCTACAGGGTCACAACAGCGAATTCTGGTCGTGGCTGGAAACCGCCAATGCGCCACGCAATGCCGCAGTGCTGGTCCTGCCCTGTGTCGACAATGCCCGGATCGTCATGGCTGTGCACCGTGACAAGTCGAGCAGCAGCCAGAATGGACTGATGGGATTTTTCACGGAATTCTACCACAAGTTCAACATGGTGAACTCCATGCTGCGCATGGACATCCGCAACGGTGGCGCGACCGACCGGCCGTTTACGCCGTTGCGCAACATTGACTCGTTCCAGCTGTGCGTGGACGAAAACCTGATGGTGGTCGATGCCGGTGGCATGACGCGGTACCTGTTGGCGATGACGGGGCTGGCCAGGCTGGGCGACGAGGGCCAGTTGGGCGCACTGCCGGCCGACTTCCAGGCGGCGCTGATGAATGTCCTGCACAACCTGCCGCCGCACGATTCGACGCCCTTGGCACACAAGGGGGATCTGACCGATTCCGTTGTGCACATTTCGGCGGTGGTGGGAGAGGACTCGACCCGCTTGGCGAGCATCACCGTCACCTATGTCCGGCACCCTGCAGAACCCGAAAAGGTGTTCATGGGGGCATTCGGGCTGACCCGGCGCCAGGCCGAACTGCTCAAGTTCCTGCGGCACGTCTATTCGCTCGATGACGCAGCCAACCTGATGTCCATCAGCAAGAACACCGCGCGTGTGTTTCTGGCGCAGATCTTCGACCGAACCAAGATCCGCAACCGGATAGACCTGCTGAGGCTGGCCGACAGGTTCTCCTGA
- a CDS encoding (deoxy)nucleoside triphosphate pyrophosphohydrolase yields the protein MEINPTLFPVVAALLVDGAGRLLVQQRPPGKMMAGLWEFPGGKIEPGETPEAALARELGEELGIQVAVADLTPLTFASDALGTRHLILLLYRCDSWIGEPEPLHASTIRWVTVDDLRALDMPPADLPLLGAIEQSLRHRGGAQ from the coding sequence ATGGAAATTAATCCGACACTCTTCCCCGTGGTGGCGGCATTGCTGGTCGATGGAGCTGGCAGGCTGCTGGTGCAGCAGCGCCCGCCCGGCAAGATGATGGCAGGGCTGTGGGAGTTTCCCGGTGGCAAGATCGAGCCGGGAGAGACGCCAGAGGCGGCGTTGGCGCGCGAACTGGGCGAGGAGCTGGGCATCCAGGTAGCAGTAGCCGACCTGACACCGCTGACCTTTGCGAGCGATGCGCTGGGCACGCGCCATCTTATCCTGCTGCTGTACCGTTGCGATAGCTGGATAGGCGAGCCGGAGCCGCTGCACGCCAGCACGATTCGCTGGGTCACCGTCGACGATTTGCGTGCGCTGGATATGCCGCCGGCCGATCTTCCGCTGCTCGGCGCGATCGAACAATCCCTGCGCCATCGGGGTGGCGCGCAATAA
- a CDS encoding Flp family type IVb pilin: protein MKTIRNILGNKKGATAIEYGLIAALIAVAAITAMSSLGTNLSSTFNTVSTKLTTG from the coding sequence ATGAAGACCATTCGCAACATTCTCGGCAACAAGAAGGGCGCCACCGCCATCGAATACGGCCTGATCGCCGCCCTGATCGCCGTTGCAGCCATCACCGCGATGAGCTCGCTGGGAACCAACCTCTCCAGCACCTTCAACACCGTCAGCACCAAGCTGACCACCGGCTAA
- a CDS encoding DUF4169 family protein gives MAEIINLRQARKAHKRKQAETTAAANRARFGQTKAERTTNAAESDRAAGLLDGARLEKD, from the coding sequence ATGGCCGAGATTATCAACCTACGCCAGGCGCGCAAGGCGCACAAGCGCAAGCAGGCCGAAACCACCGCCGCAGCAAACCGCGCGAGGTTTGGCCAGACCAAGGCGGAGCGCACCACGAACGCGGCCGAGAGCGACCGCGCGGCAGGGCTGCTCGACGGCGCGCGGCTGGAGAAGGACTGA
- a CDS encoding VOC family protein, giving the protein MTAPFSLSRIHHVAYRCKDAKQTVEWYEKVLGMTYTSAFSEDHVPSTGAYDPYMHVFLDCGGGNVLAFFELPEQPEMGRDANTPEWVQHIAFEVADLAALNAAKAHIEGLGIDVLGPTFHGIFRSIYFFDPNGHRVELACNIGKPEHYAELKRVAPLMLDEWSRTKKAPRHADWLHKDPDAA; this is encoded by the coding sequence ATGACCGCACCGTTCTCACTCTCGCGCATCCACCACGTCGCTTATCGCTGCAAGGACGCCAAGCAGACGGTGGAATGGTACGAGAAGGTGCTGGGCATGACCTACACCAGCGCGTTCTCGGAAGATCATGTGCCGTCCACCGGTGCCTATGATCCGTACATGCACGTCTTCCTCGATTGCGGCGGCGGCAACGTGCTGGCGTTCTTCGAACTGCCCGAGCAGCCCGAAATGGGCCGCGACGCGAACACCCCCGAATGGGTACAGCATATCGCGTTCGAGGTCGCCGATCTCGCCGCGCTGAACGCCGCCAAGGCGCATATCGAGGGGTTGGGCATCGACGTGCTGGGGCCGACCTTCCACGGCATTTTCCGCTCGATCTATTTCTTCGATCCCAATGGCCACCGCGTCGAGCTCGCCTGTAATATCGGCAAGCCCGAGCATTATGCCGAGCTCAAGCGCGTGGCCCCGTTGATGCTCGACGAGTGGAGCCGCACCAAAAAGGCTCCGCGGCATGCCGACTGGTTGCACAAGGATCCCGATGCGGCCTAA
- a CDS encoding haloalkane dehalogenase: protein MRVLRTPDSRFAGITDFPFAPHYAEIADATDGTRLRIHYVDEGPRDAPVVLMMHGEPSWSYLYRFMIGPVADAGLRVVAPDLVGFGKSDKPALKSDYSYARHVAWMRRWIEKLDLTNITLACQDWGSLIGLRLVAEMPGRFNGVVLSNGGLPAGQDAPRAFAIWRAFSKWSPVFPIGKIIAKGTARTLSDAEIAAYDAPFPDGSFKAGARIFPSFVPLGPNVAVPDQLKAWEILDRWEKPFLCCFSDRDPITRGGDALFVGRVPGTAGQKHRPLSGGHFIQEDDPQGFADCILEVARQA from the coding sequence ATGCGCGTTTTGAGAACGCCCGACAGCAGGTTTGCGGGGATCACCGATTTTCCGTTCGCGCCGCATTACGCGGAGATCGCCGACGCCACCGATGGCACGCGCCTGCGAATCCACTATGTCGACGAAGGCCCGCGCGATGCGCCGGTTGTGCTGATGATGCATGGCGAGCCGAGCTGGAGCTATCTCTACCGATTCATGATCGGCCCGGTGGCAGATGCGGGATTGCGCGTGGTCGCGCCCGACTTGGTGGGCTTCGGCAAATCGGACAAGCCCGCGCTCAAGAGCGATTACAGCTATGCGCGGCATGTCGCCTGGATGCGGCGGTGGATCGAGAAGCTCGATCTCACCAACATCACTCTGGCATGCCAGGACTGGGGATCGCTGATCGGTCTTCGTCTGGTCGCCGAAATGCCCGGACGCTTCAACGGCGTCGTGCTGTCCAATGGCGGCCTGCCCGCAGGCCAGGATGCGCCGCGTGCCTTTGCGATTTGGCGCGCGTTTTCCAAATGGAGCCCGGTGTTTCCGATCGGCAAGATCATCGCCAAGGGCACCGCACGCACGCTGTCAGACGCCGAGATCGCGGCCTACGACGCCCCCTTCCCCGATGGCAGCTTCAAGGCAGGCGCGCGTATCTTCCCCAGCTTCGTGCCGCTGGGCCCCAATGTCGCGGTGCCCGACCAGCTCAAGGCCTGGGAGATTCTCGACCGGTGGGAAAAGCCGTTCCTGTGCTGTTTCAGCGATCGCGATCCCATCACCCGTGGCGGCGACGCACTGTTCGTCGGGCGCGTGCCGGGGACCGCCGGACAGAAGCATCGCCCGCTGAGCGGCGGTCACTTCATCCAGGAGGATGATCCGCAAGGGTTTGCCGACTGCATTCTCGAGGTCGCGCGCCAGGCCTGA
- a CDS encoding Flp family type IVb pilin produces the protein MRHFFAQLAKSKRGATAIEYGLIVALVAIACMTAINSVAGNTISMWGYVKTNIVPKEE, from the coding sequence ATGCGCCATTTCTTTGCTCAATTGGCCAAATCAAAACGCGGTGCAACCGCCATTGAATACGGCTTGATCGTGGCTCTGGTGGCTATCGCCTGCATGACCGCCATCAACTCCGTAGCCGGCAACACCATCAGCATGTGGGGCTACGTCAAAACCAATATCGTCCCCAAGGAAGAGTAA
- the hppD gene encoding 4-hydroxyphenylpyruvate dioxygenase: MADLFENPLGLDGFEFIEFCAPQKGLLEPVFTAMGFTRIAQHRSKDVHLWRQGDINLIANYEPASPAAYFAAEHGPSACGMGFRVQNARIAYREALDRGAEPVETRTGPMELRLPAIRGIGGAMIYLVDRYASLENPEALSIYDIDFEYLPGVDRHPVGAGFKMIDHLTHNVYGGRMDHWAKFYERVFNFREIRFFDIKGEYTGLTSRAMTAPDGKIRIPLNEEGAKGGGQIDEFLRAYNGEGIQHIAFICDDLIGCLDRIRAMGAPLMTPPPGTYYEALEERLPGHGEPVEELQLRGILLDGSTENNDPRLLLQIFGQPVIGPVFFEFIQRKKDEGFGNGNFTALFKSMEEDQLRRGVLKVQEPAE, encoded by the coding sequence ATGGCCGACCTTTTCGAAAACCCCCTGGGCCTGGACGGGTTCGAGTTCATCGAGTTCTGCGCACCGCAAAAAGGTCTGCTCGAGCCGGTGTTTACCGCTATGGGCTTCACCCGCATCGCCCAGCATCGCTCCAAGGACGTCCATTTGTGGCGCCAGGGTGATATCAACCTGATTGCCAACTATGAGCCGGCAAGCCCGGCTGCGTATTTCGCTGCCGAACACGGCCCGTCGGCCTGCGGCATGGGCTTTCGCGTACAGAACGCGCGCATCGCCTATCGCGAGGCGCTGGATCGCGGTGCAGAGCCGGTCGAGACCCGCACGGGGCCGATGGAACTGCGGCTGCCCGCGATCCGCGGCATCGGTGGCGCGATGATCTATCTGGTCGATCGCTATGCCAGCCTCGAAAACCCCGAAGCGCTTTCGATCTACGACATCGATTTCGAATATCTGCCCGGCGTCGATCGCCATCCGGTGGGCGCGGGCTTCAAGATGATCGATCACCTCACGCACAATGTCTATGGCGGCCGCATGGACCATTGGGCGAAATTCTACGAGCGCGTCTTCAACTTCCGTGAAATCCGCTTCTTCGACATCAAGGGCGAATATACCGGGCTCACCAGCCGCGCGATGACCGCGCCCGATGGCAAGATCCGCATTCCGCTGAACGAGGAAGGCGCGAAAGGCGGCGGCCAGATCGACGAGTTCCTGCGCGCCTACAATGGCGAGGGCATCCAGCACATCGCCTTCATCTGCGACGACCTGATCGGCTGCCTCGACCGCATCAGGGCGATGGGCGCGCCGCTGATGACGCCGCCGCCGGGCACCTATTACGAAGCGCTTGAAGAGCGCTTGCCGGGCCATGGCGAGCCTGTGGAAGAACTGCAGTTGCGCGGCATCCTGCTTGATGGATCGACCGAGAACAACGATCCGCGGCTGCTGCTGCAGATATTCGGCCAGCCGGTGATCGGCCCGGTGTTCTTCGAGTTCATCCAGCGCAAGAAGGACGAAGGCTTCGGCAACGGCAACTTCACCGCTCTGTTCAAGTCGATGGAAGAGGACCAACTGCGCCGCGGCGTGCTCAAGGTTCAGGAACCGGCGGAATGA